Proteins encoded within one genomic window of Falsibacillus pallidus:
- a CDS encoding DMT family transporter, whose product MKHSLTYLSLLGFAVITGATFNLAKYTVEFFSPSSAAAWRFGIAASIMLLIMWKREGIRLHHFKQNGKAFLLLGIIGIFGFNALFFLGLQHTSAINGALIMGTNPVLSTILARFILKEKITANQGAGVILALIGVGLVITHGSMAVIENLSFSIGDFIILMGNLCWALYGVLGRKLVKNSTSLATTTYTMVIGAGALILLSLVSDQPASQGITLGAWGSIVFMALFTSVLGYLWWNRAIQIIGIGKTSLFFNLVPVVTMTISAASGIGVEEIQLAGAALVIAGVLTSSGIISKLFISKTDGQLLSKEAD is encoded by the coding sequence ATGAAACATTCCTTGACCTATTTATCTTTGTTAGGATTTGCTGTCATCACTGGTGCGACATTTAATTTGGCAAAGTACACAGTGGAATTCTTTTCTCCTTCAAGTGCGGCTGCCTGGAGATTCGGTATTGCAGCGTCTATTATGCTTCTGATTATGTGGAAGAGGGAGGGGATCCGTCTACACCATTTTAAACAAAACGGGAAAGCGTTCCTTCTCCTCGGGATCATAGGGATTTTCGGCTTTAACGCACTCTTCTTCTTGGGCCTTCAACACACTTCAGCCATCAATGGTGCTTTGATTATGGGGACAAATCCTGTACTATCAACGATTTTGGCCCGGTTTATTTTGAAAGAAAAAATCACGGCCAACCAGGGTGCAGGGGTCATTCTTGCATTGATTGGAGTGGGACTCGTTATTACGCACGGTTCAATGGCGGTCATTGAAAATCTATCTTTTTCCATCGGGGATTTCATTATATTGATGGGGAACCTTTGCTGGGCATTATATGGGGTGTTGGGCAGGAAGTTGGTGAAGAACAGTACGTCTCTGGCAACAACCACTTATACAATGGTGATTGGGGCAGGGGCACTCATTCTGCTTTCACTGGTTTCCGACCAGCCTGCTTCACAAGGAATTACGCTTGGAGCATGGGGTTCGATCGTGTTTATGGCTTTATTTACAAGTGTCTTGGGCTATTTGTGGTGGAATCGCGCCATCCAGATCATCGGCATTGGAAAGACTTCATTATTCTTTAATCTTGTGCCGGTGGTAACGATGACTATTTCTGCTGCATCGGGCATAGGGGTGGAAGAGATTCAGCTGGCAGGGGCTGCTCTTGTTATCGCCGGTGTTCTTACTTCCTCAGGGATAATTAGTAAATTGTTCATTTCAAAAACAGATGGGCAGCTGCTATCGAAAGAAGCAGATTGA